A genomic stretch from Pseudomonadota bacterium includes:
- the metH gene encoding methionine synthase, whose translation MGTLIQAADLGEDDFRGSRFAGHPVDLKGNNDLLCLTRPELVGSMHDAYLQAGADIVETNTFSATRIAQADYRTQPVVREMNREAARIAKEATVRWTGNNPSKPRFVAGAIGPTNRVLSMSPDVNDPGFRALGFDDMKSAYAEQVQGLIEGGADLLLVETITDTLNAKAALLAIDEVAAALGRRLPLMVSVTITDKSGRTLSGQTVEAFWISIAHAKPMTVGINCALGAGEMRPFLKELSDVATTYVSCYPNAGLPNAFGQYDEPAATTARLIGEFARAGLVNLVGGCCGTTPEHVRAIARAVAGVAPRRVPEPDGLTRFAGLEPLVIRPDSNFTVIGERTNVTGSRKFLRLVKAGDYQKALDVALDQVRGGANILDVNMDEGMLASEQAMTTFLNLLASEPEIARLPVMIDSSRWSVLEAGLKCLQGKGIVNSLSLKEGEAEFLSRAEVVRAHGAGVVVMAFDEAGQAETAGHKLEICRRAYRLLTERVGMDPTDIVFDPNIFAVATGMPEHASYALAFIEATRRIKEACPGAKVSGGVSNLSFSFRGNDAVREAMHSAFLLHAIRAGMDMGIVNAGQLVVYEDIPAPLLELVEDVILDRRPDATERLVAFAETVKGGGKKRERDLSWRETDVAERLKYALIHGISDFVEEDTELARRHYRRPLAVIEGPLMDAMSVVGDLFGAGKMFLPQVVKSARVMKKAVAYLQPFMEEDQQDAAASHSLGRILLATVKGDVHDIGKNIVGVVLACNGYEVIDLGVMVPADRILGTARERRVDLIGLSGLITPSLDEMVHVAAEMKRRRFDIPLLIGGATTSRQHTAVKIAPEYPLPTLHVLDASRAVNVVGSLLDKERRQDFALSNERAQQALRRLHQEGGTGALLPYEQANACRPKLAWRPQDAVRPSFLGSRVLSAFPLTEIRRYIDWTFFFTAWELKGRFPQILDHPRHGAAARELHAHAQALLDRIVQERLLQARAAYGFWPANSDLNDIVVWSDSSRSRELLRFTMLRQQRSKREGEPQRCLADFVAPIGSGIEDHIGAFAVTSGLGVDALVARFEREHDDYSAIMAKALADRLAEALAEALHARVRKEWGYAAGEELALDELLAEKFRGIRPAFGYPACPDHSENPKLFELLDAQALGMGLTEHFALTPAASVSGIYLAHEQSRYFSVGKLGRDQVMDYARRKGLSLAEVERWLAPNLGYESGAARAAE comes from the coding sequence ATGGGAACGCTCATCCAGGCCGCCGATCTCGGCGAGGATGACTTCCGCGGTAGCCGTTTCGCCGGGCATCCGGTCGATCTCAAGGGCAACAACGACCTGTTGTGCCTGACGCGTCCAGAGCTTGTGGGCTCCATGCACGATGCCTACCTACAGGCAGGCGCCGACATCGTGGAGACCAATACCTTCAGCGCCACGCGGATAGCTCAGGCCGACTATCGGACCCAGCCGGTGGTGCGGGAAATGAACCGCGAAGCCGCACGGATCGCGAAAGAGGCCACCGTCCGTTGGACCGGCAACAACCCGAGCAAACCACGCTTCGTTGCAGGTGCCATCGGTCCCACCAACCGGGTGCTTTCGATGTCGCCGGACGTCAACGATCCGGGATTTCGCGCGCTCGGCTTCGACGACATGAAGAGCGCCTACGCCGAACAAGTGCAGGGCTTGATCGAGGGCGGTGCCGACTTGCTGCTTGTGGAGACCATCACCGATACCCTGAATGCCAAGGCCGCATTGCTGGCGATCGACGAAGTGGCCGCTGCGCTCGGCCGCAGGCTGCCGCTCATGGTTTCCGTGACGATCACGGACAAGAGCGGGCGCACGCTCTCCGGTCAAACGGTGGAGGCCTTCTGGATCTCGATCGCACACGCCAAGCCCATGACCGTGGGTATCAACTGCGCACTCGGCGCCGGCGAGATGCGGCCGTTCCTGAAAGAGCTGTCCGATGTCGCCACCACGTACGTTAGCTGCTATCCTAACGCCGGGCTGCCCAACGCCTTTGGCCAGTACGATGAGCCAGCAGCGACCACTGCACGGCTGATCGGCGAGTTCGCGCGCGCCGGGCTTGTCAATCTCGTGGGAGGCTGCTGTGGCACCACGCCCGAGCATGTCCGCGCCATCGCTCGAGCCGTTGCCGGCGTCGCGCCCAGGCGCGTGCCCGAACCCGACGGGCTGACCCGGTTCGCCGGGCTCGAGCCGCTGGTGATTCGCCCCGACTCCAACTTCACCGTGATCGGGGAGCGCACGAACGTGACCGGCTCGCGCAAGTTCCTGCGTCTGGTCAAGGCCGGCGACTATCAGAAAGCGCTCGACGTAGCGCTCGACCAGGTGCGCGGAGGCGCCAACATCCTGGACGTCAATATGGACGAGGGCATGCTCGCTTCCGAGCAAGCCATGACCACGTTTCTCAACCTGCTGGCCAGCGAGCCGGAGATTGCCCGTCTGCCCGTCATGATCGACAGCTCGCGCTGGAGTGTGCTCGAGGCAGGCCTCAAGTGCTTGCAGGGCAAAGGCATCGTCAACTCCCTGAGCCTGAAGGAGGGTGAGGCAGAGTTCTTGAGCAGGGCCGAGGTGGTGCGTGCCCACGGGGCCGGTGTGGTCGTCATGGCCTTCGACGAGGCCGGCCAAGCCGAAACTGCCGGCCACAAGCTCGAGATCTGCCGCCGGGCGTATCGTTTGCTCACCGAACGCGTGGGCATGGACCCGACCGACATCGTATTCGATCCCAATATCTTCGCCGTGGCCACAGGCATGCCCGAACATGCCTCGTACGCGCTCGCATTCATCGAGGCCACGCGACGCATCAAGGAGGCCTGCCCCGGTGCCAAGGTGAGCGGGGGTGTATCCAACCTCTCGTTTTCCTTTCGTGGCAACGACGCTGTACGAGAAGCGATGCACTCGGCCTTCCTCTTGCACGCGATACGGGCCGGCATGGACATGGGCATCGTGAATGCGGGCCAGCTTGTGGTCTACGAGGACATCCCCGCCCCCCTGCTGGAGCTCGTCGAGGACGTCATCCTGGATCGACGCCCCGACGCCACCGAGCGGCTGGTCGCGTTCGCGGAAACGGTGAAGGGCGGCGGCAAGAAGCGCGAGCGGGATCTATCCTGGCGTGAGACCGATGTTGCGGAAAGGCTCAAGTACGCTCTCATCCACGGTATCAGCGACTTCGTAGAGGAGGACACCGAGCTCGCGCGCCGGCACTATCGGCGGCCGCTTGCGGTGATCGAGGGACCGCTGATGGACGCCATGAGCGTGGTCGGGGACCTGTTCGGTGCGGGCAAGATGTTTCTGCCGCAGGTCGTCAAGAGCGCACGCGTCATGAAGAAGGCGGTGGCCTACCTGCAGCCCTTCATGGAAGAGGACCAGCAGGACGCCGCTGCAAGCCACAGCCTGGGGCGGATTCTGCTCGCAACCGTCAAGGGCGATGTGCATGACATCGGGAAGAACATCGTGGGGGTGGTGCTCGCCTGCAATGGCTACGAGGTTATCGATCTCGGAGTCATGGTTCCGGCAGATAGGATCCTGGGTACTGCGCGAGAGCGCCGAGTCGACCTAATCGGCTTGAGCGGGCTGATCACGCCCTCGCTCGACGAAATGGTCCACGTCGCAGCCGAGATGAAGCGGCGGAGGTTCGATATTCCTTTGCTCATCGGAGGCGCCACGACCAGCCGCCAGCACACGGCCGTCAAGATTGCGCCCGAGTACCCCCTTCCCACCCTTCACGTTCTGGACGCGTCGCGAGCCGTGAATGTCGTGGGCAGCCTCCTCGACAAGGAGCGCAGGCAGGATTTCGCCCTGAGCAACGAGCGAGCGCAGCAAGCGCTGCGGCGGCTGCACCAAGAGGGCGGCACCGGAGCGCTGCTTCCGTACGAGCAAGCCAACGCATGCCGTCCCAAGCTGGCGTGGCGACCGCAGGACGCGGTGCGCCCGAGCTTCCTGGGGTCCAGGGTGCTATCGGCATTCCCCCTAACCGAGATCCGGCGCTACATCGACTGGACGTTTTTCTTTACAGCGTGGGAGCTCAAGGGTCGCTTTCCCCAGATCTTGGATCATCCGAGGCACGGTGCTGCCGCGCGCGAGCTTCATGCGCACGCCCAGGCGCTGCTCGACCGAATCGTGCAAGAACGCCTGCTGCAAGCGCGCGCTGCCTACGGCTTTTGGCCCGCCAACAGCGATTTGAACGACATCGTCGTCTGGTCCGACAGCAGCCGGAGCCGAGAATTGCTCCGCTTCACCATGCTGCGCCAGCAGCGGTCCAAGCGCGAGGGTGAACCCCAGCGCTGCCTGGCCGATTTCGTCGCGCCGATCGGTAGCGGCATCGAGGACCATATCGGCGCGTTCGCCGTGACCTCGGGCCTTGGCGTGGACGCGCTCGTCGCCAGGTTCGAGCGGGAGCACGACGACTACAGCGCGATCATGGCAAAGGCGCTCGCCGACCGATTAGCGGAGGCGCTTGCGGAGGCGCTGCACGCGCGTGTGCGCAAGGAGTGGGGCTATGCGGCCGGGGAAGAGCTCGCGCTAGATGAGCTCCTGGCGGAGAAATTCCGCGGCATACGGCCAGCGTTCGGGTACCCGGCCTGCCCCGACCACAGCGAGAATCCTAAACTATTCGAGCTGCTGGACGCGCAGGCGCTGGGGATGGGGCTGACCGAGCACTTTGCGCTGACGCCGGCGGCCAGCGTCAGCGGCATCTACCTTGCTCACGAGCAAAGCCGGTACTTCTCGGTGGGCAAGCTGGGGCGCGACCAGGTGATGGACTACGCGAGACGAAAGGGTCTGAGCCTGGCGGAGGTCGAGCGCTGGCTTGCTCCCAACCTGGGCTACGAGTCGGGGGCCGCCCGCGCGGCCGAGTAG
- a CDS encoding sigma-54 dependent transcriptional regulator, translating to MSPSVLIIDDEKNIRRSLRMVLEGAGLEVLEAPSGEQGLRLVDENEPDLVILDVRLPGMSGLDALQSLRASPHRSALPVLMISGHASLSEAVHAIQQGATDFFEKPLDRDRILVSVNNALKSARLQSEVDSLRAEVNKRYDMIGKSSIMLKLYAAIEKVAPTRGRVLITGESGTGKELIARAIHRLSPRRSNPFVKVNCAALPGSLLESELFGYERGAFTGAQARKKGLFEAADGGTLLLDEIGDMSLEAQAKVLRALQSGEISRVGSERAISVDVRVVAATNKDVEAAVEAGEFREDLYFRLNVVPVRSPALRERKEDIPLLTQAFLSSFCAENGLRAKPIDPAVLQALTSRSWPGNVRELKNVVERMVILSGDRITLADLPDQGRLGQSTHEPRPDAQELARLVAASGQRLTLRKFRENMEKHYILAMLRGLEWNISKAATELGIERTNLHKKMRAYGIRRDTGPPGGANPGR from the coding sequence GTGTCCCCAAGCGTCCTGATCATCGACGACGAGAAGAACATCCGCCGGAGCTTGCGGATGGTACTGGAGGGCGCCGGCCTGGAGGTATTGGAGGCACCGAGCGGCGAACAGGGCCTGCGTCTCGTTGACGAAAACGAGCCCGACCTAGTGATCCTCGATGTGCGACTGCCCGGCATGAGCGGCCTCGATGCGCTGCAGTCCTTGCGGGCTAGTCCCCACCGAAGTGCGCTGCCGGTGCTGATGATCTCGGGCCATGCGTCGCTTTCGGAGGCGGTACACGCCATCCAGCAGGGCGCCACCGATTTCTTCGAGAAGCCGCTCGACCGCGATCGCATCCTCGTAAGCGTCAACAACGCGCTGAAGTCGGCGCGTCTGCAGTCCGAGGTGGACTCCCTGCGTGCCGAGGTCAACAAGCGCTACGACATGATCGGCAAGAGCTCCATCATGCTCAAGCTCTATGCTGCCATCGAGAAGGTAGCGCCCACCCGGGGACGGGTGCTCATCACCGGCGAGAGCGGGACAGGCAAGGAGCTGATCGCACGAGCCATCCACAGACTGAGTCCCCGGCGCTCCAACCCGTTCGTGAAGGTGAACTGCGCTGCCCTGCCAGGCAGCTTGCTCGAAAGCGAGCTCTTCGGCTACGAGCGCGGCGCCTTCACCGGAGCGCAGGCACGAAAGAAAGGCCTCTTCGAGGCAGCGGACGGTGGCACGTTGCTGCTCGACGAGATCGGGGACATGAGCCTGGAGGCGCAGGCCAAGGTGCTCCGGGCACTTCAAAGCGGGGAGATCTCCCGCGTGGGGAGCGAGCGGGCGATTTCGGTCGATGTGCGTGTCGTTGCCGCTACCAATAAGGACGTGGAGGCTGCTGTCGAGGCAGGCGAGTTCCGCGAGGACTTGTACTTTCGGCTCAACGTGGTGCCCGTGCGTAGCCCGGCGCTTCGCGAGCGCAAGGAGGATATACCGCTGTTGACACAGGCTTTCTTGAGCTCGTTCTGCGCGGAAAATGGGTTGCGCGCCAAGCCGATCGATCCAGCGGTTCTGCAGGCCCTCACCTCCCGTTCGTGGCCCGGCAACGTGCGCGAGCTCAAGAACGTGGTCGAGCGTATGGTCATCCTGAGCGGAGATCGGATCACCCTCGCCGATCTCCCTGACCAGGGCCGCCTTGGCCAAAGCACGCACGAGCCGCGACCCGACGCCCAAGAGCTGGCTCGCCTGGTGGCAGCGTCCGGTCAGCGGCTCACGCTCCGCAAGTTTCGGGAAAATATGGAAAAACACTACATACTGGCGATGCTCCGGGGCCTCGAATGGAACATCTCCAAGGCGGCCACCGAGCTGGGTATCGAGCGCACCAACCTCCACAAGAAGATGAGAGCCTACGGCATTCGCCGTGACACCGGCCCACCTGGAGGGGCGAATCCGGGTCGCTAG
- the pilB gene encoding type IV-A pilus assembly ATPase PilB, with protein sequence MTTDKRMGELLVREKLISLQQLRTAQDEQRKGNTSLGYALSKMGFVSDHQITDFLSQQYRVKAIDLRECEVDKAVLKLISQDVCERHRIVPVSRNGSSLVVAMADPSNLHAVDDVKFLTGFNVEPVVAAEPAIAEAIERYYGGVDEISFDEIMDGFDEEEIDFTAEEDGPSSLDLEKDAEDAPVVRLCNAILLSAIKKGASDIHVEPYEKSLRVRYRIDGVLNDEMRPPLKLKNAIASRLKIMSSLDIAERRLPQDGRIKLKLGKGKEMDFRVSVLPTIWGEKICMRLLDKSNLQLDMAKLGFAQRALSDFKGAINQPYGMVLVTGPTGSGKTTTLYSALSELNKESTNISTAEDPVEYNLMGINQVQMHDDIGLNFAAALRSFLRQDPDIIMVGEVRDFETAEIAVKAALTGHLVLSTLHTNDAPSTVSRLLNMGIEPFLVTAAVNLVLAQRLARRICADCKAPIDVDKSVLEEVGFSPEQIAKAQPVKGTGCRTCNDTGYKGRVALYEVMPMTDRLKEMVLQGCSTAELKDEMIRAGADSLRLAGIKKVLDGVTSIDEVLRVTSADVQ encoded by the coding sequence ATGACCACCGATAAACGCATGGGCGAGCTGCTTGTGCGGGAGAAGCTCATCAGCCTGCAGCAACTTCGGACCGCGCAGGACGAACAGCGCAAGGGCAACACGAGCCTGGGCTACGCGCTGTCCAAGATGGGCTTCGTATCCGATCATCAGATCACCGACTTTCTGAGCCAGCAGTACCGTGTCAAAGCCATCGACCTCAGGGAGTGCGAGGTCGACAAGGCCGTCTTGAAGCTCATCTCGCAGGACGTCTGCGAGCGCCACCGAATTGTCCCAGTGTCCCGGAACGGCTCTTCCCTGGTGGTGGCCATGGCCGATCCGTCCAACCTGCACGCGGTCGACGACGTCAAGTTCTTGACCGGCTTCAATGTCGAGCCGGTGGTCGCCGCAGAGCCTGCCATCGCCGAGGCGATCGAGCGTTACTACGGGGGCGTCGACGAGATCTCCTTCGACGAGATCATGGATGGTTTTGACGAAGAGGAGATCGATTTCACAGCTGAAGAGGACGGCCCCTCATCGCTGGACCTGGAGAAAGATGCCGAAGACGCGCCTGTCGTGCGCTTGTGCAATGCCATTCTGCTCAGCGCCATCAAGAAGGGGGCGTCCGATATTCACGTCGAGCCCTACGAGAAGAGCCTGCGGGTGCGCTATCGCATTGATGGCGTCCTCAACGATGAGATGCGCCCCCCCCTCAAGCTCAAGAACGCCATCGCTTCGCGCCTGAAGATCATGAGCTCGCTCGACATCGCCGAGCGGCGCCTCCCGCAAGATGGCCGCATCAAGCTCAAGCTGGGCAAGGGCAAGGAAATGGACTTCCGTGTCTCGGTCCTCCCGACGATCTGGGGCGAAAAAATATGTATGAGGTTGCTCGACAAGTCCAACCTTCAGTTGGACATGGCCAAGCTCGGTTTCGCACAAAGAGCCCTGTCGGACTTCAAGGGGGCGATCAACCAGCCCTACGGCATGGTCCTCGTTACGGGCCCCACGGGCTCCGGGAAAACGACCACCCTGTACTCTGCGCTGTCGGAGCTGAACAAAGAGAGCACCAACATCAGCACCGCCGAGGACCCAGTCGAGTACAATCTCATGGGTATCAATCAGGTCCAGATGCACGACGATATTGGGCTCAACTTCGCGGCTGCTCTGCGGAGCTTCCTGCGCCAGGATCCCGACATCATCATGGTCGGCGAGGTTCGAGACTTCGAGACCGCGGAAATCGCCGTGAAGGCCGCGCTCACCGGCCATCTGGTCCTTTCGACGTTGCATACGAACGACGCCCCCAGCACGGTATCGCGGCTGCTGAACATGGGCATCGAGCCCTTCTTGGTGACTGCGGCGGTCAACTTGGTGCTCGCCCAGCGTCTCGCGCGTCGCATCTGTGCCGACTGCAAGGCTCCCATCGACGTCGACAAGAGTGTGCTCGAGGAGGTCGGTTTTAGCCCGGAGCAGATAGCGAAGGCGCAGCCGGTCAAGGGGACCGGTTGCCGCACCTGTAACGACACGGGCTACAAGGGCCGGGTGGCACTCTACGAGGTCATGCCCATGACCGACCGACTCAAAGAGATGGTGCTGCAGGGCTGTTCGACCGCGGAGCTGAAGGATGAAATGATCCGAGCTGGAGCCGACTCGCTGCGCCTGGCCGGCATCAAGAAGGTGCTTGACGGTGTCACCTCCATCGACGAGGTGCTGCGCGTCACCAGCGCCGACGTTCAGTAG